In Corynebacterium afermentans subsp. afermentans, a genomic segment contains:
- a CDS encoding AAA family ATPase, with protein MMFLEHVSVDPAAAPAWALDAPAVGFVAEFGLPFTRPITLLTGGNGVGKSTLLEGIARAWGFAVEGGTWGVGKSGPRDPMFGALKLRTGPRAKAGYFLRGETHTRVTEFGGRSHGESVMELTSRLIPDALYLLDEPESGLSPVAQMALVAQLHALGEAGAQVIAVTHSPIVLGVPGAEIVEVGEHGMDRGLAVEDTLAFRAMRDFLADPEGIAEYMADWAEDELG; from the coding sequence ATGATGTTTCTCGAACACGTCTCGGTTGACCCGGCGGCGGCCCCGGCATGGGCGCTCGACGCGCCGGCAGTAGGTTTCGTCGCGGAGTTCGGCCTCCCGTTTACCCGCCCGATCACGCTGCTCACCGGCGGAAATGGGGTGGGAAAGTCCACCCTGCTTGAGGGGATTGCGCGGGCGTGGGGGTTTGCGGTGGAAGGCGGTACGTGGGGCGTCGGTAAGTCTGGCCCCCGCGACCCGATGTTTGGCGCGCTTAAGCTGCGGACCGGGCCGCGCGCGAAGGCCGGGTACTTCTTGCGTGGCGAGACGCACACGCGCGTGACGGAGTTCGGCGGCCGGTCGCACGGGGAGTCCGTGATGGAGCTGACCTCGCGGCTTATCCCGGATGCGCTGTACCTGCTGGACGAGCCCGAATCGGGGCTGTCCCCAGTGGCGCAGATGGCACTGGTGGCGCAGTTGCATGCGCTAGGGGAGGCGGGTGCGCAGGTGATTGCGGTGACGCACTCGCCGATCGTGCTGGGTGTACCGGGCGCGGAGATCGTGGAAGTCGGTGAGCATGGCATGGATCGCGGCCTGGCGGTGGAAGACACGCTCGCGTTCCGGGCGATGCGCGACTTTCTGGCAGATCCGGAGGGCATCGCTGAATACATGGCGGACTGGGCGGAAGACGAGCTGGGTTAG
- a CDS encoding AAA family ATPase gives MFLTAIRIDAPVGGYARDLPVVRRLADRPLELAQTTILTGDNGSGKSTLVEAIAVAAGANAAGGSRHARFEAADHSQLHASLTLTRRENPRDVFFLRGETYLDLAEYHESLGPRDRLHDLTRRSHGQGIMRMARERFSPGSLVILDEPEDGLSVFSQLELLGLLAVLTRRGAQVLIATHSPVLLAVPDARIVSVPTLEPVLFRDCEPVTATQEFVRDPAGTARFLVEP, from the coding sequence GTGTTTCTTACCGCGATCCGCATCGACGCGCCGGTGGGCGGCTATGCCCGTGATCTGCCGGTGGTGCGTCGGTTGGCCGATAGGCCGCTTGAACTCGCGCAGACCACGATCCTCACCGGAGACAACGGTTCCGGTAAGTCCACGCTTGTAGAGGCCATTGCGGTGGCCGCCGGTGCCAACGCCGCGGGCGGGTCGCGCCACGCCCGCTTTGAGGCCGCGGACCACTCCCAGTTGCACGCCTCGCTCACGCTGACCCGCCGTGAAAACCCGCGCGATGTGTTTTTCCTTCGCGGCGAAACCTACCTCGACCTTGCCGAATACCACGAGTCCCTCGGCCCCAGGGACCGGTTGCACGACCTCACCCGACGCAGTCACGGACAGGGCATCATGCGCATGGCCCGCGAACGCTTCAGCCCGGGCTCGCTGGTCATTCTGGACGAGCCCGAAGACGGATTGTCGGTGTTTTCGCAGCTCGAGCTGCTCGGCCTGCTGGCGGTGTTGACCCGCCGGGGCGCGCAGGTGCTCATAGCCACGCACTCCCCGGTGCTGCTTGCCGTCCCCGACGCCCGCATCGTGTCCGTCCCCACGCTAGAGCCTGTGCTTTTCCGCGACTGCGAGCCCGTCACCGCTACCCAGGAGTTCGTCCGCGACCCAGCCGGCACAGCAAGGTTTTTGGTGGAGCCATGA
- the rplI gene encoding 50S ribosomal protein L9, giving the protein MKLILTAAVEKLGEPGEVVEVKDGYGRNFLLPRGLAIPATRGAEKQIEDIKRAQAEREVRDLDHAKELRDQLDQLKGVKVAVRTANNGKLFGSVKPADIAEAVKAAGGPNLDKRRINVPKGLVTKTGGYQVKVNLHDSVEGKVNFEVVSA; this is encoded by the coding sequence ATGAAGCTGATCCTCACCGCTGCCGTCGAGAAGCTTGGCGAGCCTGGAGAGGTCGTCGAGGTCAAGGACGGTTACGGACGCAACTTCCTGCTCCCGCGCGGCCTGGCTATCCCGGCTACCCGCGGCGCAGAGAAGCAGATTGAAGACATTAAGCGTGCCCAGGCTGAGCGCGAGGTCCGCGACCTGGATCACGCGAAGGAGCTGCGTGACCAGCTCGACCAGCTCAAGGGCGTCAAGGTTGCTGTGCGCACCGCTAACAACGGCAAGCTGTTCGGCTCTGTGAAGCCGGCTGACATTGCTGAGGCCGTGAAGGCTGCTGGCGGCCCGAACCTGGATAAGCGCCGCATCAACGTGCCGAAGGGCCTTGTTACCAAGACCGGTGGTTACCAGGTCAAGGTCAATCTCCACGATTCCGTGGAGGGCAAGGTGAACTTCGAGGTCGTAAGCGCATAA
- a CDS encoding single-stranded DNA-binding protein — MAQGDTPITVVGNLVADPELRFIPSGAAVANFRIASTPRTFNRETNQWEDGEALFLTCNCWRQMAENVAESLAKGMRVVVTGKLRQRSYQTKEGENRTVLEVEVDEVGPSLKYASASVTRNPREGGAGGYGGGNQGGQRGGFGGNQGGFNQGGQGQNQGQNQGQGGYNPANGGFGGQSQGQGNPNQSQPQHDPWGSAPEAGGFSGGAGDEPPF, encoded by the coding sequence ATGGCTCAAGGCGATACCCCCATTACCGTTGTCGGCAACTTGGTTGCGGACCCGGAGCTGCGCTTCATCCCGAGCGGCGCCGCAGTTGCGAATTTCCGCATCGCGTCAACGCCCCGCACTTTCAACCGGGAGACGAACCAGTGGGAAGACGGCGAAGCCCTGTTCCTGACCTGCAACTGCTGGCGCCAGATGGCGGAAAACGTCGCGGAGTCCCTGGCCAAGGGCATGCGCGTTGTTGTCACCGGCAAGCTGCGTCAGCGCTCCTACCAGACCAAAGAGGGCGAAAACCGCACCGTGCTCGAGGTCGAGGTCGACGAGGTCGGCCCGTCCCTGAAGTACGCCAGCGCGTCTGTCACCCGCAACCCGCGTGAGGGCGGTGCGGGCGGCTACGGCGGCGGCAACCAGGGAGGCCAGCGCGGCGGTTTCGGTGGAAACCAGGGCGGTTTCAACCAGGGCGGCCAGGGCCAGAACCAGGGCCAGAATCAGGGCCAGGGTGGCTACAACCCGGCAAACGGCGGCTTCGGCGGCCAGAGCCAGGGCCAGGGCAACCCGAACCAGTCCCAGCCTCAGCATGATCCGTGGGGTTCCGCCCCTGAGGCCGGCGGTTTTTCCGGCGGCGCGGGCGATGAGCCACCGTTCTAA
- the rpsF gene encoding 30S ribosomal protein S6, whose amino-acid sequence MRSVRHYEVMIILDPQQDERTVAPSLDKFLETVRKDNGKVENVDVWGKKRLAYPINKKEEGIYAVINLDCEADTVKELDRVLNLNENVLRTKVLRTDK is encoded by the coding sequence ATGAGGTCCGTGCGTCACTACGAAGTAATGATCATCCTCGATCCGCAGCAGGATGAGCGCACCGTTGCCCCGTCCCTGGATAAGTTCCTGGAGACCGTCCGCAAGGACAACGGCAAGGTGGAAAACGTTGATGTGTGGGGCAAGAAGCGTCTTGCTTACCCGATCAACAAGAAGGAAGAGGGCATCTACGCCGTTATCAACCTCGACTGCGAGGCTGACACGGTCAAGGAGCTCGACCGCGTGCTGAACCTGAACGAGAACGTTCTGCGTACCAAGGTTCTGCGTACCGATAAGTAA
- a CDS encoding glycosyltransferase family 87 protein has product MSESTQTQQITWPDPADRVQPGRTEPLARGWVEFLGGPMGRFAQIGRARFWTPLRSIIAVAYVFLSFGLLQKAHCAGGKADDNGIIQLNWDGNRQYTAACYNDIIPLYGARGLDKGGFVYDYSWVEEGLTRYMEYPVLAGLFQQLSAWLSRSTYFLVDNFVPDSGWYFYVTALLMSIIWVITIRMVAELAGNRIWDTLLVAGSPLLIVHAFTNWDIPSIFFAVAAMLAARNRKFWLAGVLIGLGTAFKLWPIFLLGAYLTVALRKRDLAPFGKMLAAMVVSWLVVNVPVYLRNPDAWGEFNRLNTDRGWEWTTIYAVISRMTGWTGFDSGEGAPVILNAVTLILFLLGCLGVLILGLKAPQTPRIAELVCLIVGLFLIFNKVWSPQYSLWFVIPAVLALPHWRLLLSWMVVDMAVWPVLMWHMMGADNMGVPGWFLNVVIISRDAFIIVIMVLVVQQILGRRRDKVRDAHNGHDPLMSLPQQWKEPLPIDAPPAHPEPASTEPVSTEPAKA; this is encoded by the coding sequence ATGTCCGAGTCGACGCAGACCCAGCAGATCACCTGGCCGGATCCGGCTGACCGCGTCCAGCCGGGCCGTACTGAGCCGCTCGCGCGCGGCTGGGTGGAATTCCTCGGCGGGCCGATGGGCCGCTTCGCCCAGATTGGCCGCGCCCGCTTCTGGACGCCGTTGCGCTCCATCATCGCCGTCGCCTACGTGTTCCTGTCTTTCGGCCTGCTGCAGAAGGCGCACTGCGCCGGCGGCAAAGCTGACGACAACGGCATCATCCAGCTCAACTGGGACGGCAACCGCCAGTACACCGCAGCCTGCTACAACGACATCATTCCGCTCTACGGCGCCCGCGGACTGGACAAGGGCGGCTTCGTCTACGACTACTCGTGGGTGGAAGAAGGCCTGACCCGCTACATGGAATACCCGGTACTCGCCGGCCTGTTCCAGCAGCTGTCGGCCTGGCTGTCGCGCAGCACCTACTTCCTGGTGGACAACTTCGTGCCGGACTCCGGCTGGTACTTCTACGTCACCGCGCTTTTGATGTCCATCATCTGGGTGATCACTATCCGCATGGTCGCCGAGCTCGCGGGCAACCGCATCTGGGACACCCTGCTCGTCGCAGGTTCGCCGCTGCTGATCGTCCACGCGTTCACCAACTGGGACATCCCGTCGATCTTCTTCGCGGTGGCCGCGATGCTGGCTGCGCGCAACCGGAAGTTCTGGCTCGCCGGCGTGCTCATTGGCCTGGGCACCGCGTTCAAGCTGTGGCCGATCTTCCTGCTCGGCGCCTACCTGACGGTGGCGCTGCGCAAGCGCGACCTCGCCCCGTTTGGCAAGATGCTCGCCGCAATGGTGGTGTCCTGGCTTGTAGTGAACGTGCCGGTCTACCTGCGCAACCCGGACGCCTGGGGCGAGTTCAACCGCCTCAACACGGACCGCGGCTGGGAGTGGACCACCATCTACGCGGTGATCTCCCGCATGACCGGCTGGACCGGCTTCGACTCAGGCGAGGGTGCCCCGGTGATCCTCAATGCCGTAACGCTGATCCTGTTCCTGCTGGGCTGCCTTGGCGTGCTCATCCTGGGCCTGAAGGCGCCGCAGACCCCGCGCATCGCGGAGCTGGTGTGCCTGATCGTCGGCCTGTTCCTCATCTTCAACAAGGTGTGGAGCCCGCAATACTCCCTGTGGTTCGTCATCCCCGCCGTGCTCGCGCTGCCGCACTGGCGTCTCCTACTGAGCTGGATGGTCGTGGACATGGCTGTGTGGCCGGTGCTGATGTGGCACATGATGGGCGCGGACAACATGGGCGTGCCGGGGTGGTTCCTCAACGTGGTGATCATCTCCCGCGACGCCTTCATCATCGTCATCATGGTGCTGGTGGTGCAGCAGATCCTGGGCCGCCGCCGCGACAAGGTCCGCGACGCCCACAACGGTCACGATCCGCTGATGTCGCTGCCGCAGCAGTGGAAGGAGCCTTTGCCTATCGACGCCCCTCCGGCCCACCCCGAACCGGCTAGCACCGAGCCGGTTAGCACTGAGCCGGCGAAGGCTTAG
- a CDS encoding transglycosylase domain-containing protein — translation MTEKSVGKSADKSADKAKASGGTTAVKKKEKSRAWQWVLAFLLFLLLLALIPVGWFMWKYSKAEIPGPGEIETAQISSIYFNDGENELARLVPPEGNREQVALESVPVEVQDAVLAAEDRDFWTNSGFSPTGFARAALGQITGDTTAGGGSTITQQYVKNALVGNEHSYERKANELVYSVKMTNQWSKEDILRAYLNTVYFGRNAYGVEAAAHAFFDKPASQLTVEEGGVLAASIQLPSELEPWTNRQAAEQRWNYVMDGLVEMGKVTPEQRAGMVYPETRDPASYSAYTEATGPNGLIKNQVIKELEALGITESDLTNRGLQITTTIDAASQANMERIARERLANLQEDARTGAVAVDPSTGAVRAYYGGDDPSGWDYANAGLQTGSTFKIFALAAALQQGIPLTSVFDSSPVRLPGNITVTNWDGGGGGMLSMTEATRVSSNTAYMRIQDELDNTTQDTADMAHALGVAKSIPGIPLTLRENGGQPYEGIVLGQYQSRVLDMATAMATLTNRGLMHPTHFVEKIEDATGEVLYQVDKDYTERRVAEQVADNTLQAMQGVAGYSNAVLAGGRQSASKTGTAQMGDTGNNKDAWMVGSTPQLAVAVWVGTADNTSPIFNEWGGIMYGSNTPSQIWKEFLDTELEGQEFQSFPNASPVYWGVNPYSGGTGLGGYYSNPTPSYTGNTSQAPSAPNSAEPEAPASPAAPEAPGEQPAPAPAPAPAPAPAPAPAPAPAPAPNISDAINDVLDQFQGALQ, via the coding sequence GTGACTGAAAAGAGCGTTGGCAAAAGCGCCGACAAGAGCGCTGACAAAGCGAAGGCGTCCGGCGGCACTACGGCAGTGAAGAAAAAGGAGAAGTCCCGCGCGTGGCAGTGGGTACTGGCTTTCTTGCTGTTCCTTCTTCTCCTTGCGTTGATCCCGGTCGGCTGGTTCATGTGGAAGTACTCCAAGGCCGAGATCCCGGGCCCCGGCGAGATTGAGACGGCGCAGATCTCCTCGATCTACTTCAACGACGGCGAAAACGAGCTCGCCCGTCTCGTGCCGCCGGAAGGCAACCGCGAGCAGGTCGCCTTGGAGTCCGTGCCGGTGGAGGTCCAGGATGCCGTTTTGGCGGCGGAGGACCGCGACTTCTGGACCAACTCCGGATTCTCTCCCACAGGTTTCGCCCGCGCGGCGCTGGGCCAGATCACCGGCGACACCACGGCAGGCGGCGGCTCCACCATCACCCAGCAGTACGTGAAAAACGCGCTGGTGGGCAACGAGCACTCCTACGAGCGCAAAGCCAACGAGCTGGTCTACTCCGTGAAGATGACCAACCAGTGGTCCAAGGAGGACATCCTCCGCGCCTACCTGAACACCGTGTACTTCGGCCGCAACGCTTACGGCGTCGAGGCTGCCGCGCACGCCTTCTTTGACAAACCGGCGTCCCAGCTCACCGTCGAGGAGGGCGGCGTGCTGGCCGCCTCCATCCAGCTCCCTAGCGAGCTGGAACCGTGGACGAACCGCCAGGCTGCGGAGCAGCGCTGGAACTACGTCATGGACGGCCTGGTGGAGATGGGCAAGGTCACCCCGGAGCAGCGCGCGGGGATGGTATACCCGGAGACGCGCGACCCGGCCTCCTACTCCGCCTACACCGAAGCCACCGGCCCGAACGGCCTGATCAAGAACCAGGTGATCAAGGAGCTCGAGGCCCTCGGCATCACCGAAAGCGACCTGACCAACCGCGGTTTGCAGATCACTACAACTATCGACGCCGCGTCCCAGGCCAACATGGAGCGAATCGCTCGCGAGCGCCTGGCCAACCTGCAGGAGGATGCGCGCACTGGTGCGGTGGCCGTGGATCCGTCGACAGGCGCGGTGCGCGCGTACTACGGCGGCGACGACCCGTCCGGCTGGGACTACGCCAACGCCGGCCTCCAAACGGGCTCGACGTTCAAGATCTTCGCGCTCGCCGCGGCCCTGCAACAGGGCATCCCGCTGACGTCCGTGTTCGACTCGTCGCCAGTGCGCTTGCCCGGCAACATCACCGTCACCAACTGGGACGGCGGCGGAGGCGGAATGCTGTCCATGACTGAGGCCACCCGCGTGTCCTCCAACACCGCCTACATGCGCATTCAAGACGAACTGGACAACACCACGCAGGACACCGCCGACATGGCGCACGCCCTGGGCGTGGCCAAGTCCATCCCCGGCATCCCGCTGACCTTGCGCGAAAACGGCGGCCAGCCGTACGAGGGCATCGTGCTGGGCCAGTACCAGTCGCGCGTGCTGGACATGGCCACCGCCATGGCAACCCTGACCAACCGCGGCCTGATGCACCCGACCCACTTCGTGGAAAAGATTGAGGACGCCACCGGCGAGGTCCTCTACCAGGTGGACAAGGACTACACCGAGCGCCGAGTGGCCGAGCAGGTCGCCGACAACACACTGCAGGCCATGCAGGGTGTGGCTGGCTACTCCAACGCCGTCCTCGCAGGCGGCCGCCAGTCCGCGTCCAAGACCGGCACCGCCCAAATGGGCGACACCGGCAACAACAAGGACGCCTGGATGGTCGGCTCCACCCCGCAGCTCGCCGTGGCCGTGTGGGTGGGCACCGCCGACAACACCTCGCCAATCTTTAACGAGTGGGGCGGCATCATGTACGGCTCCAACACCCCGTCCCAAATCTGGAAGGAGTTCCTGGACACCGAACTGGAAGGACAGGAGTTCCAAAGCTTCCCCAACGCCAGCCCCGTTTACTGGGGAGTTAACCCTTACTCCGGCGGTACCGGCCTGGGTGGCTATTACTCCAACCCGACGCCGAGTTACACCGGAAACACCTCTCAGGCTCCGTCCGCGCCGAACTCCGCGGAGCCGGAGGCCCCGGCGAGCCCGGCCGCGCCGGAAGCACCTGGCGAGCAGCCTGCACCGGCCCCCGCGCCCGCTCCGGCCCCCGCACCCGCACCCGCGCCCGCGCCTGCCCCGGCCCCCGCTCCGAATATCAGCGACGCAATCAACGACGTCCTCGACCAATTCCAGGGAGCGTTGCAGTAA
- a CDS encoding DUF5318 family protein: protein MFTYEHEVSHEWQRRQRLREFKRGHLPIDDVCDADFLLRAAAQHHGEDSARPCPVCGEVMRNVRWVYSEKLGRRTGTARNEEEIDRLVAEVGPLTVHVVEVCPSCKWNHLLQEVTAVPVV from the coding sequence ATGTTCACGTACGAGCACGAGGTGTCCCACGAGTGGCAGCGCCGCCAGCGGCTGCGCGAGTTCAAACGGGGACATTTGCCTATCGACGACGTATGCGACGCCGATTTCTTGCTCCGCGCCGCAGCGCAGCACCATGGCGAGGATTCCGCCAGGCCCTGCCCCGTGTGTGGGGAAGTGATGCGCAACGTGCGCTGGGTCTACTCCGAGAAACTGGGCAGGCGCACAGGCACCGCGCGGAACGAAGAGGAGATCGACCGGCTCGTGGCGGAGGTAGGGCCGCTGACCGTCCACGTGGTGGAGGTCTGTCCGTCGTGCAAATGGAACCATCTGTTGCAGGAAGTCACAGCAGTACCAGTAGTGTGA
- a CDS encoding MarR family winged helix-turn-helix transcriptional regulator, protein MAHDEPSAEAMRIAADIRPALTSLYVAYFRNAENSDLTGPQLSVLHRLGFAGPTRISKLAAEEGVRLPTASNTVNQLEKRDLVRRVRSVDDRRGVSVELTDFGREELERVGAERTRSLAQMLNALDAEALEKLDALPEVLNDLARAYATASAD, encoded by the coding sequence GTGGCGCACGACGAACCCTCCGCGGAGGCCATGCGGATCGCGGCGGACATCCGCCCCGCACTGACCAGCCTGTATGTGGCGTACTTCCGCAACGCGGAAAACTCCGATCTCACCGGCCCGCAGCTGTCCGTGCTGCACCGGCTTGGTTTTGCCGGCCCCACCCGCATAAGCAAGCTGGCCGCGGAGGAGGGCGTGCGCCTACCCACCGCCTCCAACACCGTCAACCAGCTGGAAAAGCGCGACCTGGTGCGCCGCGTGCGCTCGGTGGACGACCGCCGCGGGGTCTCTGTTGAGCTCACCGATTTCGGCCGCGAGGAGCTGGAGCGGGTCGGCGCCGAGCGCACCCGTTCGCTCGCGCAGATGCTCAACGCGCTCGATGCGGAGGCGCTGGAGAAGCTGGACGCACTGCCTGAGGTCCTCAACGACCTCGCCCGCGCCTACGCAACGGCGTCCGCGGACTAG
- a CDS encoding universal stress protein has product MANTEAVEFAAWLGRSLPVTVQVVSSAQAKWSKSLPKASKGRKGRMKEAQATFDSRVEKALKEHIPRSQWSAKVSHLVDSKDIVRSLHGAAENFGADLILMGSRAKTPKGRFRPSSVADEMMRSCPVPLGLAPRGVKLSKKGLTRVTYAIVLGDDPVAPDFSGLDYATATACKLGLPLRIIAFSPTAYEKHTSTWNEQTLGMLDHARDRAWELAATFAPEVCDTFDVTSSISAAKSWKRSIDSVKWKKGDIMFLGTQPAPQFTSVFVGTLEGEFIRYASVPVVVCPHAAKGQ; this is encoded by the coding sequence GTGGCAAATACTGAAGCGGTTGAGTTCGCCGCCTGGCTGGGCCGCTCGCTGCCCGTGACTGTGCAGGTTGTGTCCAGCGCCCAGGCGAAGTGGTCGAAGTCCCTGCCCAAAGCCTCCAAGGGCCGCAAGGGGCGCATGAAGGAAGCGCAAGCCACCTTCGACTCACGTGTGGAAAAGGCACTGAAGGAGCACATTCCACGTTCGCAGTGGTCGGCGAAAGTCTCCCACCTGGTGGACAGCAAGGACATCGTGCGCTCCCTGCACGGGGCCGCTGAGAACTTCGGTGCGGACTTGATTTTGATGGGCTCGCGCGCGAAAACGCCGAAGGGCCGGTTCCGCCCCTCCAGCGTGGCGGACGAGATGATGCGCTCCTGCCCCGTCCCGCTGGGCTTGGCCCCGCGCGGGGTGAAGCTGTCCAAGAAGGGGCTCACCCGCGTGACCTACGCGATTGTGCTTGGCGACGATCCGGTGGCCCCGGACTTCTCCGGCCTGGACTACGCCACCGCGACAGCCTGCAAACTGGGGTTACCGCTGCGCATCATCGCGTTTTCCCCCACTGCGTACGAGAAGCACACCTCCACCTGGAACGAGCAGACGTTGGGCATGCTGGACCACGCCCGCGACCGCGCGTGGGAGCTGGCGGCGACGTTCGCGCCGGAGGTGTGCGACACCTTCGACGTGACCAGTTCCATCTCCGCGGCGAAGAGCTGGAAACGTTCGATCGACTCGGTGAAGTGGAAAAAGGGCGACATCATGTTCTTGGGCACTCAGCCGGCGCCGCAGTTCACCAGCGTGTTTGTGGGCACGCTTGAGGGCGAGTTCATCCGGTACGCCTCGGTGCCTGTGGTGGTGTGTCCGCACGCCGCGAAGGGGCAGTAG